A region of Pseudomonas saponiphila DNA encodes the following proteins:
- the pcaF gene encoding 3-oxoadipyl-CoA thiolase: protein MMRDVFICDAIRTPIGRFGGGLSAVRADDLAAVPIKALMERNPGVDWNALDEVFLGCANQAGEDNRNVARMALLLAGLPDSVPGVTLNRLCASGLDAIGTAFRAIASGEMELAIAGGVESMSRAPFVMGKADSAFSRNMKLEDTTIGWRFINPLMKAQYGVDAMPQTADNVADDYQVSRADQDAFALRSQQRTAAAQAAGFFAEEIVPVRIAHKKGETVVEQDEHPRADTTLETLGKLKPVNGPDKTVTAGNASGVNDGAAALILASAEAVKQHGLTPRARVLGMASAGVAPRVMGIGPVPAVRKLIERLGVAVSDFDVIELNEAFASQGLAVLRELGLADDAPQVNPNGGAIALGHPLGMSGARLVLTALHQLEKSGGKKGLATMCVGVGQGLALAIERV from the coding sequence CTGATGCGTGACGTATTCATCTGCGATGCCATTCGTACCCCCATCGGCCGTTTTGGCGGTGGCCTTTCTGCCGTCCGTGCCGACGACCTCGCGGCAGTGCCGATCAAGGCGCTGATGGAGCGCAATCCGGGCGTGGACTGGAACGCGCTGGACGAGGTGTTCCTCGGCTGCGCCAACCAGGCCGGCGAGGACAACCGCAACGTTGCGCGCATGGCGCTGCTGCTGGCGGGCCTGCCGGACAGCGTGCCCGGTGTCACCCTCAATCGTCTCTGCGCCTCGGGCCTGGACGCCATCGGCACCGCGTTCCGCGCCATCGCCAGCGGCGAGATGGAGCTGGCGATTGCCGGCGGTGTCGAGTCCATGTCCCGCGCGCCCTTTGTCATGGGCAAGGCCGACAGCGCCTTCTCGCGCAACATGAAGCTGGAAGACACCACCATCGGCTGGCGTTTCATCAACCCGCTGATGAAGGCCCAGTACGGTGTGGACGCCATGCCGCAGACCGCGGACAACGTGGCCGACGACTATCAGGTGTCCCGCGCCGACCAGGACGCCTTCGCCCTGCGCAGCCAGCAGCGCACCGCCGCGGCCCAGGCCGCCGGGTTCTTCGCCGAGGAAATCGTTCCGGTGCGCATCGCCCACAAGAAGGGCGAGACAGTGGTTGAGCAGGACGAACATCCGCGTGCCGACACCACCCTGGAAACCCTGGGCAAGCTCAAGCCGGTCAACGGCCCGGACAAGACCGTTACCGCCGGCAACGCCTCCGGGGTCAACGACGGCGCCGCGGCGCTGATCCTGGCATCGGCCGAGGCGGTCAAGCAACACGGCCTGACCCCGCGTGCGCGGGTGCTGGGCATGGCCAGCGCTGGTGTAGCGCCGCGGGTGATGGGCATTGGCCCGGTGCCGGCGGTGCGCAAGTTGATCGAACGCCTGGGCGTGGCGGTCAGCGATTTCGACGTGATCGAGCTCAACGAAGCCTTCGCCAGCCAGGGCCTGGCGGTGCTGCGCGAGCTGGGCCTGGCGGACGATGCGCCACAGGTCAACCCCAATGGCGGCGCCATTGCCCTGGGCCATCCACTGGGCATGAGTGGTGCGCGCCTGGTGCTGACGGCCCTGCATCAGCTGGAAAAGAGCGGCGGTAAAAAAGGCCTGGCCACCATGTGCGTGGGTGTCGGCCAAGGGCTGGCGTTGGCCATCGAGCGGGTCTGA
- the pcaG gene encoding protocatechuate 3,4-dioxygenase subunit alpha has protein sequence MSLTATTSHTVGPYYHIGLTWLNREDLTEEGTQGERVAITGQVVDGNGHFVNDAMLEVWQANAAGKYRHPEDQQDKPLDPHFQGFGRVPVDAEGRFRFTTIKPGTVPGLKGSTQAPHLVVLVFARGLVKHLLTRIYFDGEPANAADPLLACVPEGRRDTLLAKADAAGHYQWNVILQGTDAETVFFDY, from the coding sequence ATGAGCCTGACCGCGACTACCTCCCACACCGTCGGCCCCTACTACCACATTGGCCTGACCTGGCTGAACCGCGAAGACCTGACCGAGGAAGGCACCCAGGGCGAGCGGGTGGCAATCACCGGCCAGGTGGTGGATGGCAACGGCCACTTCGTCAACGACGCCATGCTGGAAGTCTGGCAGGCCAATGCCGCCGGCAAGTACCGCCACCCGGAAGATCAGCAGGACAAGCCCCTGGATCCGCACTTCCAGGGTTTTGGCCGAGTGCCGGTGGACGCCGAAGGGCGCTTTCGCTTCACCACCATCAAGCCGGGTACGGTGCCGGGCCTCAAGGGCTCGACCCAGGCTCCGCACCTGGTGGTGCTGGTGTTTGCCCGTGGCCTGGTCAAGCACCTGCTGACCCGTATCTACTTCGACGGCGAGCCGGCCAACGCCGCCGATCCGTTGCTGGCCTGCGTGCCCGAGGGGCGCCGCGACACCTTGCTGGCCAAGGCCGATGCCGCCGGTCACTACCAGTGGAACGTGATTCTCCAGGGGACCGACGCCGAAACCGTGTTCTTTGATTACTGA
- the pcaH gene encoding protocatechuate 3,4-dioxygenase subunit beta: MSDKPGYRRPQAGTQPDYLHPAYQSTNTRSPSKPLVFLPHSLSEITGPSIGAESIRERDNDLTAQHAGQPQGERIIIHGRVLDENGLPLPGILVEIWQANAAGRYNHDRDLHDAPLDPNFTGTGRTVTDADGWYQFQTIKPGAYPWGNHHNAWRPAHIHFSLFGPSILTRLVTQIYFPGDPLLEYDPIYNCVPDTRAKERLIASFDLEKTIPSYALGYRWDIVLRGRDATPMEK; encoded by the coding sequence ATGAGTGACAAGCCCGGTTACCGGCGCCCGCAAGCGGGCACTCAGCCTGATTATCTGCACCCGGCCTACCAGTCGACCAACACCCGCTCGCCGTCCAAGCCGCTGGTGTTCCTGCCCCATTCGCTGTCGGAAATCACCGGCCCGAGCATCGGTGCCGAATCGATCCGGGAACGGGACAACGACCTGACCGCGCAGCACGCAGGCCAGCCACAGGGCGAGCGGATCATCATCCACGGCCGCGTGCTGGACGAAAACGGCCTGCCGCTGCCGGGCATCCTGGTGGAGATCTGGCAGGCCAACGCCGCCGGTCGCTACAACCACGACCGCGACCTGCACGACGCGCCGCTGGATCCGAACTTCACCGGCACCGGGCGCACCGTGACCGATGCCGACGGCTGGTATCAGTTCCAGACCATCAAGCCCGGCGCCTACCCCTGGGGTAACCATCACAATGCCTGGCGTCCGGCGCATATCCATTTCTCGCTGTTCGGCCCGAGCATCCTCACCCGCCTGGTGACCCAGATATATTTCCCCGGCGACCCGCTGCTGGAATATGACCCGATCTACAACTGCGTGCCGGACACCCGCGCCAAGGAACGCCTGATCGCCAGTTTCGACCTGGAGAAAACCATCCCTTCCTACGCCCTCGGTTACCGTTGGGACATCGTTCTGCGCGGCCGCGATGCCACGCCGATGGAGAAATGA